In one Culex quinquefasciatus strain JHB chromosome 2, VPISU_Cqui_1.0_pri_paternal, whole genome shotgun sequence genomic region, the following are encoded:
- the LOC6036144 gene encoding uncharacterized protein LOC6036144 has product MEDTIYNNFNATRCNVCFTRATEHRLTLVGIKLRYCKGCRLIGYCGEQHQKEDWKHHKDFCRVVTKVLTIRKIDHILDVRTECPRIVGGTRRDLECAISLAECLIISMLQRNLKTHEYMMLRFPNICRVCLDYDTTKLKACESCHQVLYCSEEHRLQDVDRHGRWCQLYRVNLLLDADFPARLDTIGYPKLSPAQLVEFPRNSFELVNRAYNMNIPMVPKAVKDFNDLKFVSNYSHVSTILYALNVTNMNLELQQSLVIYVVGVEEEISFFDYNSCSVIFSYVPQIRQVVIHFIGPEVGSIKDEIELNYEGKRSIKMHYHKALFHCLEPTEPMDRPQIIVSYNCGFHEHIETQRDTWSTTLGRLIRYVNIPIVFTSYTRDEACQDCAIIYSTSKRAAKQRDLVFVKRAANNPFKDYKPLRNITITDESDELYYSNGYVSIVISRIP; this is encoded by the exons ATGGAGGACACAATCTACAACAACTTCAACGCGACCCGGTGCAACGTTTGCTTCACCCGCGCAACCGAGCACCGGCTGACTCTGGTCGGAATTAAGCTCCGGTATTGCAAGGGTTGCCGGCTGATTGGCTACTGCGGCGAGCAGCACCAGAAGGAGGACTGGAAGCACCACAAGGACTTTTGCCGCGTGGTGACGAAGGTGCTGACGATTCGGAAGATCGACCACATTCTGGACGTGCGGACGGAGTGTCCGCGCATCGTCGGGGGAACGCGGCGCGATCTGGAGTGCGCCATCTCGCTGGCCGAGTGCCTGATCATTTCGATGCTGCAGCGCAACCTCAAAACGCACGAGTACATGATGCTGCGCTTTCCGAACATTTGCCGGGTGTGTCTCGATTACGACACGACCAAGCTGAAGGCGTGCGAGTCCTGCCACCAGGTGCTGTACTGTTCCGAGGAGCACCGGCTGCAGGACGTGGACCGGCACGGCCGGTGGTGCCAGCTGTACCGGGTGAATCTGCTGCTCGATGCGG ATTTCCCCGCCCGCCTCGATACGATCGGCTACCCGAAGCTTAGCCCGGCCCAACTTGTCGAGTTCCCCCGGAACTCGTTCGAGCTGGTCAACCGAGCGTACAACATGAACATCCCGATGGTGCCCAAGGCGGTCAAAGATTTCAACGATCTCAAGTTCGTGTCCAACTACTCGCACGTCAGCACCATTCTGTACGCGCTGAACGTGACCAACATGAACCTGGAGCTGCAGCAATCGTTGGTCATTTACGTGGTCGGCGTCGAGGAGGAAATTTCCTTCTTCGACTACAACAGCTGTTCGGTGATCTTTTCCTACGTGCCCCAGATCCGGCAGGTCGTAATTCACTTCATCGGACCGGAAGTCGGCTCGATCAAGGACGAAATCGAGCTCAACTACGAGGGAAAGCGCTCGATCAAGATGCACTACCACAAGGCACTGTTCCACTGCCTGGAACCGACCGAGCCGATGGACCGGCCGCAGATCATCGTGAGCTACAACTGTGGCTTCCACGAGCACATCGAGACGCAGCGGGACACGTGGTCAACCACGCTCGGTCGGCTCATCCGCTACGTCAACATTCCGATCGTGTTCACGTCGTACACCCGGGACGAGGCCTGCCAGGACTGTGCCATCATCTACAGCACCAGCAAGCGGGCCGCCAAGCAGCGCGATCTGGTCTTTGTCAAGCGCGCCGCCAACAACCCGTTCAAGGACTACAAACCGCTGCGCAACATCACCATCACGGACGAAAGCGACGAGCTGTACTACTCCAACGGGTACGTCTCGATTGTCATTTCCCGGATTCCCTAG